Proteins co-encoded in one Candidatus Binatus sp. genomic window:
- a CDS encoding transporter, giving the protein MKSLATSFIRSRAVFTTIVLAVALAAATPCRAQSGSSFGSAIEDYFINWFPRVTQIQSEQPHWITPLVTVTPRLEEEVRYDQFFQSSRNGLATDNFGGGKGLELIPFQDTEIIVGMPPFLKRNMPRNTDGFGDWPFLVKVRLLSSNEEHDNYIVTAFMGFSVPTGSKVNGNGHAIFTPTLAAGKGFGDFDVQSTVGVAFPNGGHDTLDRLGMPLAWNTTFQYRLFKYFWPEFETNYTWQSYGADTGHSMLYLTPGILVGRIPIHNRAGLTFGVGDQIAATFRRNFNHNLILTARIPF; this is encoded by the coding sequence ATGAAAAGCCTTGCAACCTCGTTTATCCGATCGCGTGCGGTCTTTACGACAATCGTTCTGGCCGTCGCGCTCGCCGCGGCGACGCCGTGCCGAGCGCAAAGCGGCTCGTCGTTTGGGTCTGCGATCGAGGACTACTTTATAAACTGGTTTCCGCGCGTCACTCAAATCCAGAGCGAGCAGCCGCACTGGATAACTCCGCTGGTGACCGTGACCCCACGGCTCGAGGAGGAGGTGCGCTACGACCAGTTCTTCCAGTCGTCGCGCAATGGCCTCGCGACCGACAACTTCGGCGGCGGCAAGGGACTGGAGCTCATCCCGTTTCAAGATACTGAAATTATAGTCGGGATGCCGCCGTTCCTGAAGCGCAACATGCCGCGCAACACCGACGGCTTCGGCGACTGGCCGTTCCTGGTGAAGGTGCGGCTGCTCTCCTCCAACGAGGAGCACGACAATTACATCGTCACCGCCTTCATGGGGTTCAGCGTGCCGACCGGCTCGAAGGTCAACGGCAACGGCCACGCGATCTTCACCCCGACGCTGGCGGCCGGCAAAGGCTTCGGCGACTTCGATGTCCAGTCCACGGTTGGCGTCGCGTTCCCCAACGGCGGTCACGACACGCTCGACCGGCTGGGGATGCCGCTGGCCTGGAATACCACCTTCCAGTATCGCCTCTTCAAATATTTCTGGCCGGAGTTTGAAACCAACTACACCTGGCAGTCGTATGGCGCCGACACCGGGCACAGCATGCTCTACCTCACGCCCGGGATCCTGGTAGGGAGGATTCCGATTCACAACCGCGCCGGCCTGACGTTCGGCGTCGGCGACCAGATCGCGGCGACGTTCCGTCGCAACTTCAACCACAACCTCATCCTGACCGCGCGGATTCCGTTCTGA